The following DNA comes from Marinilactibacillus sp. Marseille-P9653.
ATGATCATTGTGATCGTTCGACATAGTTCTAATATTGTTCGTATAAAAAATGGTTCGGAAAGTAAAGTGCCTTTTGGTCTTAAAAAGAATAAATCATGATCACGATTATTCAAATAGAAAAGAAGCCTTTCCTTATTTTTGGAAAAGGCTTCTTTTCTTTAGTTTGATGGATCCTGATCTGAAAACAATGTCTTTGAGAAGATAGGATTAAGAACTTTGATATAGGTCCCTTTCATTCCCATAGAGCGCTGCTCTATGACCGAAGCAGATACTAGCTTACGTAGAGCATTAACGACGATAGAACGCGTTACACCGATTTTATCAGCGATTTCTGAGGTAGTCAGAATGGTTTCCTGATTATCGGTATTGATTTGAGAGAAAACGCCTTTAAGTGCTTTGACTTCAGTGACCGAAAGAGTGGAAATAGCCAACCTTGCTCCAGAAAGTTGTTTTTCTATTTCTACTTCATTCTTCCCATACTCCAAAGCGATTTCTAAACCAATCATTGAAGCTGCATGTTCAACAAACAATGCAGCTACATCATCAATCTCATCTTGAACCCTTCCTACTAGTAGGGTCCCCAAACGATCATCAGATAA
Coding sequences within:
- a CDS encoding GTP-sensing pleiotropic transcriptional regulator CodY (CodY; DNA-binding protein that represses the expression of many genes that are induced as cells make the transition from rapid exponential growth to stationary phase (By similarity). It is a GTP-binding protein that senses the intracellular GTP concentration as an indicator of nutritional limitations. At low GTP concentration it no longer binds GTP and stop to act as a transcriptional repressor); the encoded protein is MSNEAFLQKVKELNKQANVKEWAKYILSNNSNEIDFPLKSISFALGKILDANIYIVNAEGHLLGYHERHRVNTQRVRNLIENKMFPYNYIQRLSNVTETTLNVKIDDNLTIFPVEKRAYYPEAMTSVIPIVLSDDRLGTLLVGRVQDEIDDVAALFVEHAASMIGLEIALEYGKNEVEIEKQLSGARLAISTLSVTEVKALKGVFSQINTDNQETILTTSEIADKIGVTRSIVVNALRKLVSASVIEQRSMGMKGTYIKVLNPIFSKTLFSDQDPSN